One Arachis hypogaea cultivar Tifrunner chromosome 2, arahy.Tifrunner.gnm2.J5K5, whole genome shotgun sequence genomic window, CATCAGGGATTCATCGAATAGTGTTGGTGTTATTTCGTCAATTGGGTAGGGAGAAGGTTTATGCCCCTGGTTGGCGCCAAAACTTCAACACCAGAGAATTTGCGGAACTATACAATCTTGGTTCGCCTGTTGCTGCTCTCTATTATAACATCCAAAGGGAGAATGGCTCTGGTGGCAGGAGGTTATATTGATCATCATCataattacataaataataataataataataataataatcaacaataataaatGACTACTTTTTTTCGGTCCAAACTCAAGATAGCTGTATGCATAAATTGAACCCAGTCTAGGATACTGCACGGTTCATTCTTTACATGTTGTGTATTGGCAACAAAAGTTATAGAAtgttattcaattttaaaaatgctatttatatactaaaatcagccatgAATGCTATTTTATAATTGATCTCAACATATTACCATCATTTCCTAGAATACAACATACATTACTGTTGTAAATGCAATTAACATTGCCAGCAAAACAGAGACTACGAACTGATTTTCTCCTTTCTTTGATTATCCTTCAATTCACTCTATTTGTTCCAATTGTTTTCCAACCCCATCATTCTTTCTTCAATATATTTGTTTTCTTCATAGCCAAAATATTTAGAAATCAGCTCATAGAGCCACACAAAATAATAGTTGTGTGGTTGTTTAGTCTACAATTATTATGAACACAATTAGTTAAAACACACAACTAAGTTCAAAAGCAAATACTTATCAAAGATGGAAGAACACTTACACAATAGTAGCAATAATAACAAAAGATCATGTCTGAATTTTTAGATGTCCCGGATCCTTACATAATTGCATAAGTTCTACATTTGTATTTAGGGCGTTTGAACTTTGTCTTTCTGCCTCCACTTGCTTTGTTCTTCGAATCCATCATAATCTTCTTACTATCACGACAAGTCTGAGACGTTGAAGATTGCTTTGTATCATTCATAATTTCAACCAAATCGTTATTCTCTGCTTAGGACGTGTATGTACATGCCTGCTCAGATGATTAATGTCACACGTTTTCCGTCAGCTCTTTATGGTGAGATCTAATGAAGGGCTTAAatgtctaattaaaaaaaaaaaatgaaaagatcgATTTATTATTTTCTGAATATTAAGACGCAAAAAATCAATTTGAATGGTTCAAAAGGTCAACTTAAGCATCGCTTACTAAAATGAAGGTTCTTGTACATGCAACAACCTATTAAAATTTTTAGTCTATGAGACTAGAAAATACTGtgagcaacaacaacaaagtcttgtcgTACTAAGTGGGGTCAACTAGATGAATCAAACGATGTCATTTtactctatcatgtatcatgtctacagagagacatttacatgtagatctcgtttgaccatctCATGGATCACCTTCTTAGGTCTTTCTCTGCCTTTCGCCTCTTGTCCATCtttcatctcatccaccctcctaacTAGATGTTTTATAAGTCTTATTCTCACATGtctaaaccacctgagacgcaattcaaccatcttttccacaatggatgctatttcaactctttcttatatcttcattttttattttaaccaatcgcgtatgaccactcatccatctaaatattttcatctcttccactCAGCTTATGTTCATGCTCTCCTTTAGCCGTTCAACATTCCGTACCTTAAAGCGGTCTTATAGCGgtacgatagaatttacctttaagttttaaagacacTTTTTTGTTGCATATAAAactagatgcactccgccattttgaccaacctactTGGAATAACTTTCCGtgagcaacaaaaataaaaatattaaagtacAACTTGtttattcaaaaaagaaaaatagagactgaaaataatatttattttaattttaataccgttcccaaaaaaaaaaaattacacaggTATCTAATATCttgaaaattaactattttgtATACCAATTGCATACATAAATAATTGAATGGCTAGGTGCATTCagattagatttttgaaaataaaaaggaaaataggACGTGGAAGCCAGAGAATGGAATTTTATGAGCAGGATCTCACGTACTGTCTCTTCCTCTATATAGATCGAAATCCAAATATTATTGTCGTTATGGATCGGATTCctaataatattttgtatttatttattcaatttaattacGAGAGGGTGGGTTCTGTAGCGTGAATGTAACGGCTATAGCCTACAACGACACTTTATTTGGGGCGGAAGCATCAGCTCCCACCACCAACAAGGAAGGGAGGCGAACGTGCTCTTTGCTTTTcagacataaaataaaataaaataaaaatgagcaagAACCGGTACTTTTCCAAATTTGCCCCTACCGACTAAAACGACCTTCATCAACCTCATTCGTTGAGTCCTTCCTATAAATTCAAGCATCAACCATCCACGTTCCTCAGCGCATTTTCGCATCTGACTCCTTTTCCCTCTCTCTCTATAGATCCCTTTTTGTCCCCCTTACTCTTCGTCTTTCTCTCGTTAAGGTATGTTTGCTCTCTGAATCACGTTTGAATTTACGTTTAATTTCACCTTCGTTTAGTGGTTTTTCTGTTGATTCCGTTACTCGCTGTTCGAATTTCGCCGAGATCCGAGTGCACTGCTTTTGGATCTGTGTTTTCCACTTGTTTTTTGTTCGTTTCTCGATTCTCTTGATTTGTTGGACATTGCTTTGTTCTGTTAAGATTGCATGCAAAATCTATCATTTTATTTTTGCTGCGGTTGAAGATTTTGCTGGATTTCAATAGTAGAAACGGAAGTTGATTAGAGGATTTGTGATCTAGCGTTCATTTTTGTAGCAGTTTTCTTTTCTCAGTAGTTTATGGTCCCTGGTTGGTGCATTTCATCTGAATTGTCCGAGTTTCAGTACCTGAGCGTTATTTTGCCGCTTTTCTTTAGATCTAAGTTTTGATCTGTTGAACAATCAATGATCTTTGTGAATGAGTTGAGAATTTGGTGAACAGATAGTAGTGATAAGAATGATAACATGTGAATGTATAAGatcgaaaagaaaagaagtgtaaCGTCGCTAAAACACTACTATCTTATGAAGTGGTGGTTGGATGATAGAAGGGGTGTGATATTGATTTTTCATCAGGCTAATGCCATCTTATACCAGCAAGTTGCAACAAAGTctagtatttttcttttccaGTATCAAGTCTCCTGTTCTTCAATTTAGCATTGGAAATTATActcatatttattaatttttatggatCAAGtgagattatatattttttgaaagaaaTGTTAAATCTGTTTGATTGTGAATTTTGTTCCCTTATCAAATTTACTTTTTGTCATTGTAGAACAAGCTTTGCTTTTTGGCATCTTCCTTATACTATCTTTTGAAATAGTTTGGTAGATAATATGTCTGTCACTCTGTCCAAATATGGCTATCAACGTGTGAAATAACTTCTGCAGTTTAAATTGTACTTGGCTCATCGTTAAATTTGTggggttttgtttttgtttttgtttttcagttAAAACACACTTTAGTAAGCTACTTATGGGAACTGTTGTTGAAGCTGCTAACAAGGTATTCTCAGTTGTTTTACCTTTGAACTTGCTTTTAAAATTTATCTACTTGGATCTTTTTCTTCCAATAATGTGATCTGTACTTAGATGGGTTCTGTTTATAAATGTTACAATACTCATTACCAAGAGAATTTTAAggtttaaatttcgaaaatatagtttccATAGGCAGACTGCTGTTAGCTATTCCTTTGTTATGTCTTGTGGGGCTGTGGGCCACTTTCTTTTGCATTGTTGAGATCACGTCACTTTATTGTATTCCAAACATAACTGATCTCTgatctctttatttttttctttttgatttttttccttttttttcccctGCATTTGATTATAGGGTGCAAGTGGAAGCATTCTACAGAAAAGAAATCCTACAATCGTTTTTGTGTTAGGTGAGCTCATTAATTGCATTGAAAGTCACGGGTTTCTTTACCTGGATAGGATAGATTGCTTATTGTGTCTGCATTATCATTGATAATTTCATCCAACATAATAATACATGCACAAAAAGATTACCTACAATGCGAGAATAATTGGCTTGAGCTATTCTTTTAAGCCACTTAGTTATGTCTTATATGAACCTAATTATTATAATTGTTATTTCAAACATTCCAATACTACTTCTCAAGTTGATGCATTGATGTCATATACACCATACTTGCTGCAAACATGGTTTATCGGATGACCGCTAAGGGATCATAAGTGCAGTGGAAATTTCTCTAGACTTTCCTCAAAAGTGACAAttggttttagtatattttattcttttatagaATATTTGATTTGAAGCTATATATAAAGGCTGTTCAATTATAAAACACAAGCTTCATAGGTTGTCACTTTAATTGCCTATCTTTTTTGACAATTCTTTTAGCCACATCATTTCATATTACAATTGCAATTGCTCAATGCCCAGCTTCAGAACTTGATTAAACAATCACAGAATGCTTCATAATTTTCTGAGATATGATATACCTCCAAAGAGAAGTGCACACAAATTCTAAGGTTGAGGGAAGGTTTGTGATTACAAATCTCCACATGCCTTAACCCTCagcatatatttttaataatttttttccccTGAGTTTTTTTGATGTATCTAATTACTAGGATGGCAAAAGTAATGTTTGTTCAAGTTATTAAAAAGTTCAACTTCCAAATCATttttcttcaagtttttctttACAATATATGTAGGTGTATCAATGGTTTTCTAGTTACTAGGATGTCAACAGTAATGTTTGTTCTAGCTATTAAAAGGTTCAACTAGTCATGTTGGTCTAGAAGTTTGACTTTGCAGTATGTTGGTGTATTAATGGGCTTACATCCTATCTGCTAGTTAGTATCTAGGAAGTATTGAAGCTTTTACGTGATCCTGAGTCTGAAATTGGTTGAAGAGGTATTGCTGCCTCTACCCTTCAATACTGGTGGAATCTTTCCCGACTATACATAGTGATGAAGTTCACTTTGGACATGCCAAAATGTTGTACACTAATACTAAAACATTTGAACTAAGTGTGAGGTAATTGTTTGAGAACGCATAATTATACAACTTACAAAATAGTCCATATTCCCTGAACAGAAGATATAGGTAATTGTTCCATACAGACTTACTTTTGCATGTCTTCGTGAAAAAAGGCATTTTTGATGGAAGCAAA contains:
- the LOC112717778 gene encoding protein TWIN SISTER of FT-like, which gives rise to MREHLHWLVTDIPATTGPSFSNEVVAYESPRPTSGIHRIVLVLFRQLGREKVYAPGWRQNFNTREFAELYNLGSPVAALYYNIQRENGSGGRRLY